The genomic region GAATCGGCGACGGCGAGTGCGCCGGTCGGCGGCGGCCCGACCGCGACGGCGGCTCCGGGCGGCGACGATCGCGCGACAGTCCGCGGGCTGGTGACTCTCGGGGTGATCGTGGCCGCCGGCGCGACCTGGGCGGTCATCGCTCGGCGGCGTCGGCGCGGCGACGATCCGCCGCCACGCATCAGTCGCTGAACGAGGCAGGGCAGACGCACCGGCCCGTCAGCATGTAGGCCGGGCAGGTGCTGGCTTCGGCTGGGGCGGTCATGGGCGATGCGTCGCGGACTCGCGGGGCGCGGTCGACGCGACGCACCGCCGCGGGTCAGCCGGTAACGTCGGCGGGGTGCCCGATCAGCTGCCGCTCCGCCTCGTGCTCGCCTCGGCGAGCCCCGCCCGTCGCAAGATCCTCCAGGCCGCCGGTATCGAGCCGGACGTGCTGGTCAGCGGCGTGGATGAGTCCCTGGTCGTCACCGACCGTGCCGAAGAACTCTGCCTGGAACTGGCCCGCCTGAAAGCGCAGGCGGTGCTCACCCGGCTCCGCCCGGCCGCCGACGAGCGCTTGCTGGTGATCGGCTGCGACTCGGTGCTCGCCTTCGACGGCGAGATCCTGGGCAAGCCGGCCGACGCGGCGGACGCCAGGCGGCGGTGGCAACGGATGCGCGGGCGCAGCGGGGTGCTGCACAGCGGACACAGCCTGGTCGACGCCACGGCCGGGCGGCGCGCCGAGGCGGTCGCCTCGACCATCGTGCACTTCGCCGACGTCACTGACCACGAGATCGACACGTACGTCGCCACCGGTGAGCCGCTGGCGGTGGCCGGCGCGTTCACCATCGACGGGCTGGGCGGCCCGTTCGTGGAGCGGATCGAAGGCGATCCGAGCACGGTCATCGGGCTCTCCCTGCCGCTGCTGCGCCGCCTCCTCGCCGAACTGGACCTGCGGATCACGGATCTCTGGACGAAGGTCGCGCCGGGCGGCCAGTCGACGGAGCCGCTCGGTTAGCGTCCACGCATGACCACCAAGTCGATCCCACTCACCGACGAGCTGCACGCGTACCTGGTCGGGCACGGCTCCCCACCCGACGAGATCATCCGTGACCTCGCCGAGGAGACCCGCGCCGTGCTGCCGGACGAGGCGACCATGCAGGTCGCGCCCGAGCAGGCCGCGTTCCTGACGTTCCTCACCCGGCTGCTCGGCGCGCGGCAGGCGGTGGAGGTGGGCACGTTCACCGGGCTCTCCTCCCTGGCGATCGCCCGGGGCCTGCCCGAGGACGGCCGGCTGACCTGCTTCGACATCTCGGAGGAGTACACCGGCATCGCCCGGCGCTACTGGGCACGGGCGGGAGTGGCCGACCGGATCGAGCTGCGCATCGGTCCGGCCGGGGACACGCTGCGCGAGCTACCGCACGACCGGTACCTCGACTTCGCGTTCATCGACGCGGACAAGACGGGCTACCCGATCTACTGGGCCGAGCTGGTGCCCCGGATGCGCCCCGGCGGTGTGATCGCGGTCGACAACGTTTTGCGGGGTGGGCGCGTGATCGCGCCGCAGGACGTCGGCGACCGGGCGATCGCCGCGTTCAACGACGAGGTGCTGGCCGACGTCCGGGTGGACGCGGTGATGCTGCCGATCGCCGACGGGCTCACGCTGGCCCGGGTTCGCTGACGGTGGCCCCACCGCGTCGCGCGGGATGATCGCCGCGCCTCGCGGCGTGATCCACTCCATGTCGGCGACATGGCGCCATCCTGCTCGGCAGGACTGCGCCATGTCGCTGACACGGTGTTGATCAAGCGAGCGCGACCGCGAGCGGCCCGCTGCGGCGCCCCGCGACCCCCTCAAGCGACCGCAGCGGCTCCAGACAAGGCCACGTGGCCTGACCTGGTGTCGATCAAGCGACCGGGACCGCGAGCGGTTCCGGCGCCGGTCGGTTGGCGCGCAGCGACCGGCCGAGGCGGACGGCGAGCAGCGCGGCGACCGCGATGAACCCCGGCAGCAGCAGGAACGCCAGGTGCGGGCCGACCCCGTCGGCCACCCGGCCGAGCACGACCGGCGCGATCCCGAAACCGATCCCCATCGAGTACGACGCCCAGCCGGCCGCCCGATCGGCGGCCCGACCGGCGACGGCGAGCGCGATCGAGATGGCCAGCGGGTAGTGGAGCGCGTTCCCCAGGCCCAGCACGACCAGCCCGGTGACGGCGAGCCAGCCGACCGACGCGGACCAGAACAGGGCGAACCCGGCCAGCGACACGCCCAGCGCGCCGAGCAGCAGCGGGATCGGCGGCAGCCGCAGCGCGATCCGGCCGCCGGCCAGCCGGCCGAGGAACATCCCGCAGACGATCGCGGCGACGGCCGCGCTCGCGGTGCCGGCGCTCAACCCCGCATGCGAGCGGAGCACGTCGGCGGTCCAGAGCGACAGGCAGACCTCGATCGAGCCGGTCACCGCCATCAGGGTCCAGGCGATCCAGTACGCCCGTGGCAACCGCCCCACCGCCCGCGAGTCGCCCCGGCGGCCGGCGACGCCGCCGGCGCCGGCCGAGGAGCGCGTGCCCCCGGCGAGATCGGCAGTGGCGGAGGCCCCCGCCGATGCAGGTCCGGCGTTCGCCGAGGCCAGACCATCGCCGCTCAGTGCCGCCACCACGGCCCGATCGGCGGCGCCGCCGGTCGCACTCGCCGTGGCCACGCCGTCGCCGCGCACGGCGGTCGCCGCGACTTGATCGGCGGCAACCGGGGCGGACACTCCGGCGGGGTCGGCGGCAGCCGCGGGAGCGGGGGCGCCCTTCGGCGGGCGTACCCGCAAGGTCAGCGCGGCGAGCGCGACGAGCGTGATCAGCCCGACCTCGACGGCCATCACCGGCCGCCAGCCGAGCCCCGCGTCGACGGAGGCGCCGATCACCAGCGGGGCGAGGATGCCCATGCCGGCGCAGGCGGCGTTGGCCTCGGTCAACGCGGCGGGCGCGGCGGCGCCGTGTCGCGTGGTGAGCACGACGGAGACGCCGCTGATCACCATCATGCCGAAGGTGGCGATCACGGCGACCGCGGCGAGGGTCGCGGGCAGCGGGCGGAGGACGCCGAACGCGGCGACGCCGGCGGCCACCCCGGCCAGGCCGGCCCAGATGGCCGGGTTGCGGCCGATCCGTCCGGCGACCGGAGCGAAGAGAGCCCCGCCGACCAGCGAGCCGACCGCGATGGCGGTGCTGTGCAGACCGGCGACGGCGGCCGAGGTGCCCTGCTCGTCCCGCAGCAGCGGCACGACCGGCCCGAAGCCGTAGAGGAAGAAGCCCCACAGGCCCAGCTGGGCGTACGCGAGCCGGGTGATCCTGTCATGGGTGAGGCGGGGCACGGACCTTACGCTACAAGCGCCGGCCCGGTGCCCCGCCCCGAGTGAGAGGCAGCTCTCCCGTCAGCGGACGCTGCGGGCGAACTGGCGCGCCGCCCAGACGACGCCGAGGACCGCGAGCACCGCGGTGATGGTCAGCCCCTGCCACACCTTGTCGTTGCCCAGGTCGCCGGCGAAGAGCGCGCGGGTGCCGTCGACGGCCCAGGAGAACGGGTTCCAGTCGGCGATGCCCTGCAGCCATCCGGGCGCGAAGGTGAGCGGCAGCAGGATGCCGGAGAGCAGCAGCACCGGCTGGGCGACGGTGTTCATCAGCGGGGCGAGCGCGTCCTCGCTCTTGACCTTCAGCGCGACGCCGTACGAGACGGCCGAGGTCATCAGCGCGATCAGGGCGAGCATGAGGTACGCCAGCAGCAGGTCGCCGAGGAACACCCGCAGGTCGAACAGCAGCGCCAGCAGGGTGATGATGACGGCCTGCACGATCAGCGAGACGACGTCCCGCAGCGAACGGCCGAGCAGCAGGGCGAGGCGGCTGACCGGGGTGACCCGGGACCGCTCGATGACGCCGGCGCGCAGCTCGGCGATCAGGCCGAAGCCCTGGAACAGGCCGCCGAAGATGGCCAGCAGCACCAGCAGGCCGGGTACGAAGATCTTGTACGCCTCTGCCTGGGTCGGCGCGTTCAGCGCCGGCTTGAGCAGCGGGGCGAAGAGCAGCAGGTACATCACCGGCTGGAAGACGCCGACGAAGACCCAGACCGGGTTGCGGAGCAGCAGTTGGATCTGGCGCTGGAAGATGAGCCAGGTGTCGCGGGCGAGCTTCATGGTGGTCTCCTGGGGTCAGGACTCGCGCAGCGAGCGGCCGGTCTTGGTGAGGAACACGTCGTCGAGGCTGGGTCGGTGCAGCTCGATCGAGTGCAGCGCGAGGCCGGCCTGGTCGAGCCGGCGGAGGATCTGCGGGATCGCGGTCGCGCCCTCGTCGACGTAGAGCCGCAGCCCGCCCTCGTCGGCGGTCTCCAGCTTGTTGACGTACGGCTCGCCGTCGAGCGCCTGCGCGGCCTGCGGGGTGGCGGCCAGGTCGAGGCCGACCTGCACCACGTCGCCGGAGATCTCCCGCTTCAGCTCGGCCGGGGTGCCCTCGGCGACCACCTCGCCGTGATCCATGATCGCGATCCGGTCGCAGAGCGCGTCGGCCTCGTCGAGGTAGTGCGTGGTGATGAAGACGGTCATCCCCTCGGAGCGCAGCCGACGGATCTCGTCCCACATGTGCGCGCGGCTCTGCGGGTCGAGGCCGGTGGTGGGCTCGTCCAGAAAGACGATCTTCGGCTCGTGGATGATGCCGAGCGCGATCTCGACCCGGCGGCGCTGGCCGCCGGAGTAGGTCTTGGACTTGCGGTCGGCGAACTCGCTGAGCTGGAAGGCCTCCAGCGCGTGGGTGGCCCGCCGGTGCGCCTCGGCCTTGCTGATGCCGTAGAGCCGGGCCTGGAGCACCAGTTCCTCGCGGGCGGTGGACTCGTCCCAGGTGCTGCCGCCCTGGGCCACGTAGCCGATCCGGCGACGCACCTCTGCCGGGTCCTTCCGCAGGTCGGCGCCGGCGATGGTGGCCTCGCCGCCGTCCGGCTCGATGAGCGTGGCGAGCATCCGCAGGGTGGTGGTCTTGCCGGCGCCGTTCGGGCCGAGGAAACCGAAGATCTCCCCCTCGGCGACCTCCAGGTTCACCCCCCGTACGGCGTCGACGGTCTTCGTCTCCCGCCCCGCGCGGGAGCGGAACGATTTCCGCAGCCCTCTGGTCTCGATCATCTCTGCTCCTGGTCGTCCGGGCCGGGCCGTGCCGGCCGCCGCCTGCCCCGGGGACGCCACACGGCGCACTCCCCCCGTTGTGCCGGGAGCAGGCTAACGCGATATAACTTCTGTGGTCAACGTTGATTATTCCGCGTCGGCCGGTCGCTCCGGCAGCCGCTCCTGCCACCCCGACCAACCCTCCGCGCGGTCCAGCCCAGCAGGCAGGTACGACACTCCGGACTCGATCCGCTCGGCGATCCGCGCGCACCAGGCGATCTCCGCCTCGGCGCGGGCCGACCACAGCTCGAACATCCAGGCCACGTGCACCGGCTTGGTGTCGCGCACCCAGTCCGACTCCAGCGAGGCCCGCAGCCACTCGACCCCGGCGCCGAGCTGGGTGGCCCGGTTGCGCAGGGCGGCGGCCGCCTCCTCGCGCGGCATCGCCGGCAGGAAGGAGAAGGCGGCCACGAACGGGTCCGGCACCTCCTGCACCTTCCACCAGAAGCCGCGCAGCAGCGTCTCGAACTCGTCGTCGCCCTTCGGCGTGACCTCGTACGTGGTCCGGGCCGGCCGGCCGCCGACCTGCTCGGTGGCGACCGCCCGCAGCAGCCCCTCCTCGGTCAGCTTGCGCAGCGCGTGGTAGATCGAGCCGGGCTGCACGTTGGCCCACTTGTCGGCGTTCCAGCTCAGCAGCTCACGTCGTACGTCGTAGCCGTGCACCGGCTGCATCCACTTGACCAGTCCGAGAATCATCATGCGAGTGGCAGACACCGGACAAGCGTAATAAGCAAGTTTGACTATGGCCGGATGTGACAGTGCGGCATCCCACACTGAGCGATCGTTAGGGCCCGCAGGGTGGCCGATACACTCCCGGTCAACGACCTCCCGGGAGGAGCCCCCACGGTGCGCAAGGTACTCATCGCCAACCGCGGCGAGATCGCCGTCCGCGTCATCCGCGCCTGCCGCGACGCCGGGCTGGGCAGCGTCGCGGTCTACGCGGACTCGGACCGGAAGGCCCTGCACGCCACCCTCGCCGACGAGGCGTACGCCCTGGGCGGCGACACCGCGGCGGACAGCTACCTGCGCATCGACAAGCTGATCGACATCGCCGCGAAGGCCGACGCCGACGCGGTGCACCCCGGCTACGGCTTCCTCTCCGAGAACGCCGACTTCGCCCAGGCCGTCATCGACGCCGGGCTGACCTGGATCGGCCCCACCCCGCAGGCGATCCGCGACCTCGGCGACAAGGTCACCGCCCGGCACATCGCGCAGCGGGCCGGCGCTCCCCTGGTGCCCGGCACCCCGGACCCGGTCGGCAGCGCCGACGAGGTGATGGCCTTCGCGGTCGACCACGGCCTCCCGGTCGCGATCAAGGCGGCCTTCGGTGGTGGCGGGCGCGGGCTCAAGGTGGCCCGCACGATGGAGGAGATCCCGCAGCTGTTCGAGTCGGCCACCCGGGAGGCGGTCGCCGCGTTCGGGCGCGGCGAGTGCTTCGTCGAGCGCTACCTGGACAAGCCCCGCCACGTCGAGGCGCAGGTGCTGGCGGACCAGCACGGCAACGTCATCGTGGTCGGCACCCGGGACTGCTCGCTCCAGCGGCGGCACCAGAAGCTGGTCGAGGAGGCCCCCGCGCCGTTCCTCACCGACGCCCAGCGGGCGCAGATCCACGACAGCGCGAAGGCGATCTGCCGCGAGGCCGGCTATCACGGCGCCGGCACGGTCGAGTACCTGGTCGGCGTCGACGGCACCATCTCCTTCCTGGAGGTCAACACCCGGCTTCAGGTCGAGCACCCGGTGACCGAGGAGACCGCCGGCATCGACCTGGTCCGCGAGCAGTTCCGCATCGCCGACGGCGAGAAGCTCCGGATCACCGAGGACCCGACTCCGCGCGGGCACGCCATCGAGTTCCGGATCAACGGTGAGGACCCGGGCCGCAGCTTCCTCCCGGCGCCGGGCACGGTCACCGCGCTGCGGCTGCCCACCGGCCCCGGCGTACGGGTCGACACCGGCATCTCGGCCGGCGACGTCATCGGCGGGAACTTCGACTCGCTGCTGGCCAAGGTGATCATCATCGGGGAGACCCGGACCGAGGCGCTGGAGCGGGCCCGCCGGGCGCTGGACGAGATGGTGGTCGACGGTATGGCCACCGCCCTGCCGTTCCACCGCCTGGTGGTGCGGGACCCGGCGTTCACCGCCGAGCCGTTCACCGTGCACACCCGGTGGATCGAGACCGAGTTCGACAACACGGTGCCGCCGTTCACCGCCGCCGCCGGTCCCGCCGGCGAACCGGCCGAGCGGGAGACCGTCGTGGTCGAGGTGGGCGGCAAGCGCCTGGAGGTCAGCCTCCCGGCCGGCCTCGGCGCGGGTACGGCCACCGCCACGCCGGCCGCGCGGAAGCCCGCCCGCCGAGGCGGTGGCGCGAAGGCCGGCGCCCAGGTCAGCGGTGACGCGCTCACCTCGCCGATGCAGGGCACGATCGTCAAGATCGCTGTCGCGGACGGGGACACCGTCGCCGAGGGGGATCTGGTCGTGGTGCTCGAGGCGATGAAGATGGAGCAGCCGCTGCACGCGCACAAGGCCGGCACGGTCAGCGGGCTGAGCGCCGAGGTCGGCGCGGTGATCACCGCGGGCGCGCCGATCTGCACCATCTCCTGACGGCCGGCGCTCAGCGGAGCAGCTCGGCGGCCACCGCGCGGACGGCCGCGGTCACGGCGGTCAGCACCTCGGACTCGAGCCGCCAGTGCTGCCAGTACAGCGGGATGTCCAGATGCCGCCCCGGGGCGATGTCGACGCAGTGCCCGGCCCTCAGGTCGTCCTCGGCGATCTGCTCGGGCACGAGGCCCCAGCCGAGGCCCAGGCGGACCGCGGCGCTGAAGGCCGGCACGGACGGCACGTAGTGCACCGGCGGGTCGAGCGCCCGCCCGGTCACCGAACGCAGGAAGCGGTGCTGCGACCGGTCCTTGCGGTCGAAGACGACCACCGGCGCGACGCCCAGCGCGGCTGTCGTGAGCCCATCGGCGAAGTGGGCCTCGACCAGCGCCGGCGCGGCGAGGGCCCGGTAGCGCATCGCGCCGAGCGGGCGCACCCGACAGCCCTGGACGGGCTCCCGCTGAGCGGTCACCGCCGCCGTCACCGAGCCCTCGCGGAGCAGGTCGGCGGTGTGGTCCTGGTCGTCCTGCCGGATGTCGAACGAGATCCCGAGCCGCTCGGGCACCCGGGCCAGAACGGCGGGGAACCAGGTGGCGAGCGAGTCGGCGTTCACCACCACGGCCAACCGGGTCCGGGTGGGCTCGGCGGTCACCGCGCCCCGGGCGTCCGCCAACGCCTCCCGCTCCAGCAGCACGAGCTGGCCGGCGAGGCGCAGCAACGGCGCGCCCGCCGTCGTGGCCACGCAGG from Micromonospora sp. WMMD812 harbors:
- a CDS encoding ABC transporter permease; translation: MKLARDTWLIFQRQIQLLLRNPVWVFVGVFQPVMYLLLFAPLLKPALNAPTQAEAYKIFVPGLLVLLAIFGGLFQGFGLIAELRAGVIERSRVTPVSRLALLLGRSLRDVVSLIVQAVIITLLALLFDLRVFLGDLLLAYLMLALIALMTSAVSYGVALKVKSEDALAPLMNTVAQPVLLLSGILLPLTFAPGWLQGIADWNPFSWAVDGTRALFAGDLGNDKVWQGLTITAVLAVLGVVWAARQFARSVR
- a CDS encoding PadR family transcriptional regulator; amino-acid sequence: MMILGLVKWMQPVHGYDVRRELLSWNADKWANVQPGSIYHALRKLTEEGLLRAVATEQVGGRPARTTYEVTPKGDDEFETLLRGFWWKVQEVPDPFVAAFSFLPAMPREEAAAALRNRATQLGAGVEWLRASLESDWVRDTKPVHVAWMFELWSARAEAEIAWCARIAERIESGVSYLPAGLDRAEGWSGWQERLPERPADAE
- a CDS encoding nucleoside triphosphate pyrophosphatase, which codes for MPDQLPLRLVLASASPARRKILQAAGIEPDVLVSGVDESLVVTDRAEELCLELARLKAQAVLTRLRPAADERLLVIGCDSVLAFDGEILGKPADAADARRRWQRMRGRSGVLHSGHSLVDATAGRRAEAVASTIVHFADVTDHEIDTYVATGEPLAVAGAFTIDGLGGPFVERIEGDPSTVIGLSLPLLRRLLAELDLRITDLWTKVAPGGQSTEPLG
- a CDS encoding LysR family transcriptional regulator ArgP, with translation MDGLDSTQLRTLAAVVSEGSFEAAARLMHITPSAVSQRIKALEESVGQVLVRRARPCVATTAGAPLLRLAGQLVLLEREALADARGAVTAEPTRTRLAVVVNADSLATWFPAVLARVPERLGISFDIRQDDQDHTADLLREGSVTAAVTAQREPVQGCRVRPLGAMRYRALAAPALVEAHFADGLTTAALGVAPVVVFDRKDRSQHRFLRSVTGRALDPPVHYVPSVPAFSAAVRLGLGWGLVPEQIAEDDLRAGHCVDIAPGRHLDIPLYWQHWRLESEVLTAVTAAVRAVAAELLR
- a CDS encoding O-methyltransferase; this encodes MTTKSIPLTDELHAYLVGHGSPPDEIIRDLAEETRAVLPDEATMQVAPEQAAFLTFLTRLLGARQAVEVGTFTGLSSLAIARGLPEDGRLTCFDISEEYTGIARRYWARAGVADRIELRIGPAGDTLRELPHDRYLDFAFIDADKTGYPIYWAELVPRMRPGGVIAVDNVLRGGRVIAPQDVGDRAIAAFNDEVLADVRVDAVMLPIADGLTLARVR
- a CDS encoding MFS transporter; this translates as MPRLTHDRITRLAYAQLGLWGFFLYGFGPVVPLLRDEQGTSAAVAGLHSTAIAVGSLVGGALFAPVAGRIGRNPAIWAGLAGVAAGVAAFGVLRPLPATLAAVAVIATFGMMVISGVSVVLTTRHGAAAPAALTEANAACAGMGILAPLVIGASVDAGLGWRPVMAVEVGLITLVALAALTLRVRPPKGAPAPAAAADPAGVSAPVAADQVAATAVRGDGVATASATGGAADRAVVAALSGDGLASANAGPASAGASATADLAGGTRSSAGAGGVAGRRGDSRAVGRLPRAYWIAWTLMAVTGSIEVCLSLWTADVLRSHAGLSAGTASAAVAAIVCGMFLGRLAGGRIALRLPPIPLLLGALGVSLAGFALFWSASVGWLAVTGLVVLGLGNALHYPLAISIALAVAGRAADRAAGWASYSMGIGFGIAPVVLGRVADGVGPHLAFLLLPGFIAVAALLAVRLGRSLRANRPAPEPLAVPVA
- a CDS encoding ATP-binding cassette domain-containing protein encodes the protein MIETRGLRKSFRSRAGRETKTVDAVRGVNLEVAEGEIFGFLGPNGAGKTTTLRMLATLIEPDGGEATIAGADLRKDPAEVRRRIGYVAQGGSTWDESTAREELVLQARLYGISKAEAHRRATHALEAFQLSEFADRKSKTYSGGQRRRVEIALGIIHEPKIVFLDEPTTGLDPQSRAHMWDEIRRLRSEGMTVFITTHYLDEADALCDRIAIMDHGEVVAEGTPAELKREISGDVVQVGLDLAATPQAAQALDGEPYVNKLETADEGGLRLYVDEGATAIPQILRRLDQAGLALHSIELHRPSLDDVFLTKTGRSLRES
- a CDS encoding biotin carboxylase N-terminal domain-containing protein, with product MRKVLIANRGEIAVRVIRACRDAGLGSVAVYADSDRKALHATLADEAYALGGDTAADSYLRIDKLIDIAAKADADAVHPGYGFLSENADFAQAVIDAGLTWIGPTPQAIRDLGDKVTARHIAQRAGAPLVPGTPDPVGSADEVMAFAVDHGLPVAIKAAFGGGGRGLKVARTMEEIPQLFESATREAVAAFGRGECFVERYLDKPRHVEAQVLADQHGNVIVVGTRDCSLQRRHQKLVEEAPAPFLTDAQRAQIHDSAKAICREAGYHGAGTVEYLVGVDGTISFLEVNTRLQVEHPVTEETAGIDLVREQFRIADGEKLRITEDPTPRGHAIEFRINGEDPGRSFLPAPGTVTALRLPTGPGVRVDTGISAGDVIGGNFDSLLAKVIIIGETRTEALERARRALDEMVVDGMATALPFHRLVVRDPAFTAEPFTVHTRWIETEFDNTVPPFTAAAGPAGEPAERETVVVEVGGKRLEVSLPAGLGAGTATATPAARKPARRGGGAKAGAQVSGDALTSPMQGTIVKIAVADGDTVAEGDLVVVLEAMKMEQPLHAHKAGTVSGLSAEVGAVITAGAPICTIS